The proteins below are encoded in one region of Thermosulfurimonas marina:
- a CDS encoding type I restriction enzyme HsdR N-terminal domain-containing protein yields the protein MLKETLETVVERVKKYRSFYEQNEMAVRDQIVNPILRALGWNPENPEEVQPNISTEEGVPDYSLIKDGNKVLFIEAKKLSVDIEQKDVIRQLAKYCFGEGMKYGVLTNGAIWILFRAFQEGTTMSERIAWKTDIESDELTASIRKLGTISKDNIDNIERLLKKLQILDEIWQSLVDEPEEIIKGLIPVFEKLIKEGYPDYEFEPMEIEDFLKERIKELITPTEEAGEYVPLPEPPPWEGGRPRKMKIGSDIFEIRNSYEILTNTAEWLIRKGKLKRSDCPIPIGRKRHLINTEPKHRYGDSFRAPKRLSNGLYIEVHYSTAGCINNARRLLEKFGFKGDMLEVH from the coding sequence ATGCTTAAAGAAACATTAGAAACAGTTGTTGAGAGAGTGAAGAAATATCGCTCTTTTTATGAACAAAACGAAATGGCAGTTAGAGATCAAATAGTAAATCCCATATTAAGAGCTTTGGGGTGGAATCCTGAGAATCCTGAAGAAGTACAACCGAATATTTCCACCGAAGAAGGAGTCCCTGATTACTCTCTTATAAAGGACGGCAACAAAGTTCTATTCATTGAAGCAAAGAAATTATCGGTAGATATAGAACAAAAGGATGTTATTCGCCAGCTTGCAAAATATTGCTTTGGTGAAGGAATGAAATATGGAGTTCTAACTAATGGAGCTATTTGGATACTTTTCAGGGCTTTTCAAGAAGGAACTACAATGTCTGAGAGAATAGCTTGGAAAACGGATATTGAAAGTGATGAATTAACTGCAAGCATAAGAAAATTGGGCACAATTTCGAAAGATAATATTGATAATATCGAGAGACTCTTAAAGAAACTCCAAATATTGGATGAAATTTGGCAATCTTTAGTGGACGAACCAGAAGAAATTATCAAGGGGCTAATTCCTGTTTTTGAGAAATTAATTAAAGAAGGGTATCCTGACTATGAATTTGAGCCTATGGAAATTGAGGATTTTCTCAAAGAGAGGATTAAAGAATTGATTACTCCAACAGAAGAAGCAGGAGAATATGTTCCTTTACCAGAGCCACCCCCATGGGAAGGAGGGCGACCAAGAAAAATGAAGATAGGTAGCGATATTTTTGAGATTAGGAATTCTTACGAAATATTAACAAATACTGCAGAATGGCTTATACGGAAAGGAAAATTAAAAAGAAGCGATTGCCCAATACCAATTGGAAGAAAGCGCCATTTAATAAATACAGAACCTAAGCACAGGTATGGAGATAGTTTTAGAGCACCAAAACGATTATCCAACGGACTATATATCGAGGTACATTACAGCACTGCAGGTTGTATAAATAATGCTAGACGACTTCTTGAAAAATTTGGTTTCAAAGGTGATATGTTGGAGGTACATTGA
- a CDS encoding spermine synthase — MSIMEDTLPTEGPGPKILLGEPVQRGYSYLYEGFVIYEEGGEQALMVFENPFWGRVLFINGTAQFTSRDEFIYHEALVHIPAQALPEGRLRRVLICGGGDYGAAREVLKYPEVEEVIIADIDPRVPEVVRRYFPQLLPENPEDPRLKLFTVDAFKLVKEMVERGETFDLIIIDSTDPDVSVTEHTLELSHSLFGEEFHSLLKRLAPEGLIVQQAATPFTMKNILGSSYRVFRKVYGPETYCYRANIPSFGGDNAFVLRSPLDPTVRRRKGLPETRYYTPELQAASFVLPRFWLTEVLHD; from the coding sequence ATGTCCATCATGGAAGATACCCTTCCCACGGAGGGGCCGGGCCCGAAGATCCTTTTGGGGGAGCCGGTCCAGAGAGGCTATAGTTATCTTTACGAAGGCTTTGTCATCTACGAGGAAGGCGGAGAGCAGGCCCTGATGGTCTTTGAGAATCCCTTCTGGGGACGGGTCCTTTTCATTAACGGAACCGCGCAGTTCACCTCCCGGGATGAATTTATCTATCACGAGGCCTTGGTGCACATTCCGGCTCAGGCTCTGCCCGAAGGTCGCCTCCGTCGGGTTCTCATCTGTGGAGGGGGAGACTACGGGGCGGCCCGGGAGGTCCTTAAGTACCCGGAGGTGGAAGAGGTTATCATCGCGGACATCGATCCCCGGGTGCCGGAGGTAGTGCGCCGCTATTTTCCCCAGCTCCTTCCCGAAAATCCAGAGGATCCTCGTCTCAAACTCTTTACCGTAGATGCCTTTAAACTGGTAAAGGAGATGGTGGAAAGAGGAGAAACCTTTGACCTGATCATTATTGATTCCACCGATCCGGATGTCTCGGTCACCGAACATACCCTGGAACTCTCGCATTCCCTTTTCGGAGAAGAATTCCATAGTCTCCTCAAGAGGCTGGCCCCGGAGGGACTCATCGTGCAGCAGGCCGCCACCCCTTTCACCATGAAGAATATCCTCGGGTCTTCCTATCGGGTCTTCCGAAAGGTCTATGGTCCGGAAACCTACTGTTACCGGGCCAATATTCCCTCCTTCGGGGGAGACAACGCCTTTGTCCTGCGCTCCCCCCTGGATCCCACCGTGCGTCGGCGTAAGGGCCTTCCCGAGACCCGTTACTACACTCCGGAACTTCAGGCGGCCTCCTTTGTGCTTCCGCGATTCTGGCTTACGGAGGTCCTGCATGATTAA
- a CDS encoding flavodoxin family protein, which produces MIKVLGILGSPHPFGGSGSLLRCALYAAEELGCRVELVEVYGKRIEPCAGCVQDEEPTCRYPCIFEDEGRKILEQLREAEVYIFATPVYWYAPSGPLKILIDRMTALENMVAFGEPSYVEGKSVGVITVGADAGATLAGAYLLTVLNAMGAMVPPWAHAYSHRGQEALFDDRAVMDAINVGRLAAGLALRVRGEEGPLAYLEDRNLLRRIRERVWREKRTWEEENERGERARPSRS; this is translated from the coding sequence ATGATTAAGGTCCTGGGGATCCTGGGTTCTCCGCATCCTTTCGGGGGCTCAGGAAGTCTTCTGCGGTGTGCCCTTTATGCCGCGGAGGAACTGGGGTGCCGGGTGGAACTGGTGGAGGTCTATGGAAAAAGGATCGAGCCCTGTGCGGGGTGTGTGCAGGACGAAGAACCCACCTGTCGCTATCCCTGTATCTTCGAAGATGAGGGCCGCAAGATCCTCGAGCAACTCCGGGAAGCCGAGGTCTATATCTTTGCCACCCCGGTTTACTGGTATGCCCCTTCGGGGCCTCTCAAGATCCTCATCGATCGCATGACCGCCCTGGAAAACATGGTGGCCTTCGGGGAGCCCAGCTATGTGGAAGGTAAGTCTGTGGGGGTGATTACCGTGGGGGCGGATGCCGGGGCCACCCTGGCCGGGGCCTACCTTCTTACGGTGCTCAACGCCATGGGGGCCATGGTCCCTCCTTGGGCTCACGCCTATTCCCATCGGGGCCAGGAGGCCCTCTTTGATGATCGGGCGGTGATGGACGCCATCAATGTAGGGCGCCTGGCCGCCGGTCTGGCCCTGCGGGTAAGGGGTGAGGAAGGACCGCTGGCTTATCTAGAAGACCGCAATCTTTTGCGGCGTATCCGGGAAAGGGTCTGGCGAGAAAAAAGGACCTGGGAGGAGGAAAATGAGCGGGGAGAAAGGGCGCGCCCATCCCGTTCTTGA
- a CDS encoding nitroreductase family protein, whose amino-acid sequence MSGEKGRAHPVLEAIYSRRSVREYTQEVPPRELILEVLRAGIWAPSGLNNQPWRFVIVWNAEVREKLAELTRYGEIIRRAPVVIAVFLDQAVMYHQIKDHQSAGACLQNMLLAAHALGLGGVWLGEILKNADRVREVLGLPEGLELAAVVALGYPNDRRKRAGRKPLETFILKEIP is encoded by the coding sequence ATGAGCGGGGAGAAAGGGCGCGCCCATCCCGTTCTTGAGGCCATTTATAGCCGAAGAAGTGTGCGGGAATACACCCAAGAAGTCCCGCCGCGGGAGTTGATCCTTGAGGTTCTGCGGGCCGGGATCTGGGCCCCCTCGGGACTCAACAACCAGCCCTGGCGTTTTGTGATCGTCTGGAACGCCGAAGTCCGGGAAAAACTGGCCGAACTTACCCGTTACGGAGAGATCATTCGCCGGGCTCCGGTGGTCATTGCGGTCTTTCTGGATCAGGCGGTAATGTACCACCAGATCAAGGATCACCAGTCTGCCGGGGCCTGTCTGCAAAACATGTTGCTGGCGGCCCATGCCCTGGGATTAGGTGGGGTGTGGCTGGGGGAGATCCTCAAGAATGCCGACCGGGTGCGGGAGGTCTTGGGGCTTCCTGAGGGATTGGAACTGGCGGCGGTGGTGGCCCTGGGTTATCCTAACGACCGGCGCAAGCGGGCCGGGCGTAAGCCTCTGGAAACCTTCATCCTCAAGGAGATCCCTTGA
- a CDS encoding DUF4390 domain-containing protein, translating into MRPLALFLLLVLMASPAEALRLRDFSVAPYQDYLLLYAYVEDLPEADLKEAMRHGLGLSFTYEVEIKRLRRFLRDETLLAQEIVRTVYYDPVKNLYFVHTVGASAAPYRAPSFRQALALASSLEGVPLLPLNRFEAGRRYRVSLRVRIRKFTRVSFPQRLLRVLLFRGETLESPWQSLVFTP; encoded by the coding sequence TTGAGGCCTCTGGCCCTGTTTCTACTTTTGGTCTTGATGGCCTCTCCCGCGGAAGCCCTTCGCCTCCGGGACTTCAGCGTGGCCCCTTACCAGGACTACCTCCTCCTTTACGCCTATGTGGAGGATCTCCCGGAGGCCGATCTCAAAGAGGCCATGAGACACGGTCTGGGGCTGAGCTTTACCTATGAGGTGGAGATCAAGCGCCTGCGGCGCTTTCTGCGGGACGAAACCCTCCTGGCGCAAGAGATTGTACGCACGGTCTATTACGATCCGGTTAAAAACCTCTATTTCGTGCATACCGTGGGGGCCTCTGCGGCCCCCTATCGGGCCCCTTCCTTTCGACAGGCCTTGGCCCTAGCCTCTTCCCTCGAGGGGGTACCCCTTCTTCCCCTCAACCGTTTTGAGGCCGGAAGGCGCTACCGGGTGAGCCTCCGGGTGCGCATTCGCAAGTTCACCCGCGTAAGCTTCCCCCAACGACTCCTGCGGGTCCTCCTTTTTAGGGGAGAGACCCTGGAATCCCCCTGGCAATCTTTGGTGTTTACCCCATGA
- a CDS encoding sensor histidine kinase translates to MNPLAEERRRRKRELVFLFLGFLLFLGLVLVEFQVFQLFPPPFTGQNLLIFILIQVNLILLLLVLYLMLRNLLKTVLEARAGRLSRSLRLKLTLSFLILSFIPALVLFTVSHRFIETSLEYWFGSNLDQQLEKALFEARAYYQDREREVLLKLQKFSEILAETSRLSGRFFRTHRKGLELDTLEVYDLKGRLIGRSYSREVRANILGIPPSLLQQLLAEKSPVSETSAVRGAVLLRVFLPASLRGGRPVILAGGVLLDPGLEKLLKDISSGVGLYQQLKFLRAPLKTSLLLLLLLVTLLTIFVGVWFGMRFARRLTEPLQELTLAAERLAARDFEVHLPEEAPDEVGVLVRAFRRMAEELKAYREKIEESARALSEANAELERRTAYLETILAHITAGVLAVDRQERLTLANQRACELLELPPQAVGRPLSEVLPPEIYQALKDLRERLPRGEPLSQPLRLFRGEKTLVLGVTASRLPEEAFPGYLFILEDLTEKERMERLAAWREVARRIAHEVKNPLTPIQLSAQRLRRRLEEKLPPEERKILARCTGTIETQVEELKHLVNEFSAFARLPGLKLERHDLSQVLQEVVDLYHEAHREVRFRAEIGALEPFFFDREQVKRIFLNLFDNALAAMKGRGEIAVSVQAQGDWVEIVVEDDGPGIPPEIRERLFEPYASGKGSTGLGLAIVNSIVEGHGGEIRAEDRKPRGARFVIRLPYRRSHA, encoded by the coding sequence ATGAATCCCCTGGCCGAGGAGCGTCGGCGTCGAAAACGGGAGTTAGTTTTCCTCTTTTTGGGGTTTCTCCTCTTTTTGGGGCTGGTCCTGGTGGAATTCCAGGTCTTTCAGCTCTTCCCCCCGCCCTTTACCGGACAAAATCTCCTCATCTTCATCCTCATCCAGGTCAATCTCATTTTACTGCTCCTCGTGCTCTATCTCATGTTGCGTAACCTCCTTAAGACCGTGCTGGAGGCCCGGGCCGGGCGGCTTTCCCGAAGTCTGCGCCTCAAACTTACTCTTTCCTTCCTTATCCTTAGTTTTATCCCGGCCCTGGTCCTTTTTACCGTCTCCCACCGCTTTATTGAGACCAGCCTGGAGTACTGGTTCGGGAGCAATTTGGATCAACAACTGGAAAAGGCCCTCTTTGAGGCCCGGGCCTATTATCAGGATCGAGAAAGGGAGGTCCTTCTTAAGCTCCAGAAGTTTTCCGAGATCTTAGCCGAGACCTCCCGGCTTTCGGGAAGATTCTTCCGAACCCACCGCAAAGGTCTCGAGCTGGACACCTTGGAGGTCTATGATCTTAAGGGCCGGCTCATCGGGCGCTCCTATTCCCGTGAGGTGCGGGCCAATATCCTGGGGATTCCCCCCTCCCTTCTCCAGCAACTCCTGGCCGAAAAGTCCCCGGTCTCGGAGACCAGTGCGGTCCGCGGGGCGGTTCTTCTGCGGGTCTTTCTCCCGGCCAGCCTCAGAGGGGGCCGTCCGGTGATCCTGGCCGGAGGGGTCCTTTTGGATCCCGGCCTGGAAAAACTCCTCAAGGACATCAGCTCCGGTGTGGGTCTTTATCAGCAACTCAAATTCCTGCGGGCCCCGCTCAAGACCTCCCTTTTGCTCCTTCTCCTTTTGGTGACCCTTCTTACCATTTTCGTGGGGGTCTGGTTCGGAATGCGTTTTGCCCGCAGGCTCACCGAGCCCCTTCAGGAGTTGACCCTGGCGGCGGAGCGTCTGGCGGCCCGGGACTTCGAGGTCCATCTCCCCGAGGAGGCGCCGGACGAGGTAGGGGTCCTGGTGCGGGCCTTCCGGCGCATGGCCGAGGAACTTAAGGCCTATCGGGAAAAGATTGAAGAAAGCGCCCGGGCCCTTTCCGAGGCCAACGCGGAGCTAGAGCGGCGTACGGCCTATCTGGAGACCATTCTGGCCCATATTACCGCCGGGGTGCTGGCCGTGGACAGACAGGAAAGACTCACCCTGGCCAACCAGCGGGCCTGCGAACTCCTGGAGCTTCCTCCGCAAGCCGTAGGGCGGCCTCTTTCGGAGGTCCTGCCCCCGGAGATCTATCAGGCCCTAAAAGATCTACGGGAGAGGCTCCCCCGAGGCGAGCCCTTAAGTCAACCCCTGCGCCTTTTTCGGGGAGAAAAGACCCTGGTCCTGGGGGTTACGGCCAGCCGCCTTCCGGAAGAGGCCTTCCCGGGCTATCTTTTCATCCTGGAAGACCTCACGGAGAAGGAACGCATGGAGAGACTGGCGGCCTGGCGCGAGGTAGCCCGGCGCATCGCCCACGAGGTCAAGAATCCCCTCACCCCCATCCAACTGTCGGCCCAGCGCCTGCGCCGTCGCCTGGAAGAAAAGCTCCCTCCGGAGGAGCGGAAGATCCTGGCCCGGTGTACCGGTACCATTGAGACCCAGGTGGAGGAACTTAAGCACCTGGTAAACGAGTTTTCGGCCTTTGCGCGGCTTCCGGGACTTAAACTGGAAAGACACGATCTTTCCCAGGTCCTCCAGGAAGTGGTGGACCTCTATCATGAGGCCCATCGGGAGGTCCGTTTCCGGGCGGAGATCGGGGCCCTGGAACCCTTCTTCTTTGACCGCGAGCAGGTAAAGCGTATCTTTCTCAATCTTTTTGATAATGCCCTGGCGGCCATGAAGGGGCGGGGAGAGATTGCGGTTTCGGTCCAGGCCCAAGGGGACTGGGTAGAGATTGTGGTGGAAGATGACGGCCCGGGGATCCCTCCGGAGATCCGGGAGCGACTTTTTGAACCCTACGCCTCCGGAAAGGGGAGCACGGGGCTGGGGCTGGCCATCGTAAATTCCATTGTGGAGGGGCACGGAGGAGAGATCCGGGCCGAGGACCGCAAGCCCCGAGGGGCCCGATTCGTGATTCGCTTGCCCTATCGGCGGAGCCATGCCTGA
- a CDS encoding sigma-54-dependent transcriptional regulator, with translation MPEILVVDDERSILESLRDILEDEGYRVHCVESGEEALRLAQENPPDLVLLDVWLPGIDGLEVLRRLRETQPTLPVIMISGHGNIEMAVKAVKLGAFDFLEKPLSYDRVVVSVEKALKVRALEEENLRLRARLREPGLTGESLAIREVRALIARVAPTEATVLIQGESGVGKEVAARMIHRLSSRASGPFVEVNCAAIPETLIESELFGHERGAFTGATQARRGKFDQAHRGTLFLDEVGDMSLSAQAKVLRVIQERRFERVGGDRPIEVDVRLIAATNKDLRAEIEAGRFREDLYFRLNVVPIVIPPLRERPEDIPLLVEEFLDELSRHSGLGRKTVSPEVLEALKRYPWPGNVRELRNLIERLVIICPGEEITLNDLPREFLDYAEKGAPAQEIPEWFRLSDFKAARESFEREFLRRKLEEFGGNISRMAEAIGLRRSYLHRKLKNLGLAR, from the coding sequence ATGCCTGAAATCCTGGTGGTAGATGACGAAAGGAGCATCCTGGAAAGCCTCCGGGATATCCTGGAGGATGAGGGCTATCGCGTGCATTGTGTGGAAAGCGGGGAGGAGGCCCTGCGGCTGGCCCAGGAAAACCCTCCGGATCTGGTCCTCCTTGATGTCTGGCTTCCCGGAATAGATGGCCTTGAGGTCCTGCGCCGCCTGCGGGAAACCCAACCCACCCTTCCGGTGATCATGATCTCCGGCCACGGGAATATTGAGATGGCGGTCAAGGCGGTAAAGCTCGGGGCCTTTGACTTCCTGGAAAAGCCCCTTTCCTACGACCGGGTGGTGGTCTCGGTGGAAAAGGCCCTCAAGGTGCGGGCCCTGGAGGAGGAAAATCTTCGTCTTCGGGCCCGGTTGCGGGAGCCGGGCCTTACGGGAGAATCTTTGGCCATCCGTGAGGTGCGGGCCCTGATCGCCCGGGTGGCTCCTACCGAGGCCACAGTCCTTATTCAGGGGGAGTCCGGGGTAGGCAAGGAGGTGGCTGCCCGCATGATCCACCGCCTTTCCTCCCGGGCCTCCGGACCCTTTGTGGAGGTAAATTGCGCCGCCATTCCAGAAACCCTTATCGAGAGCGAACTTTTCGGTCACGAGCGCGGGGCCTTTACCGGGGCCACGCAGGCCCGCCGCGGGAAATTTGACCAGGCCCACAGGGGGACCCTCTTCCTGGACGAAGTGGGGGACATGAGTCTTTCGGCCCAGGCCAAGGTCCTGCGGGTCATCCAGGAGAGGAGATTTGAACGAGTGGGGGGTGACCGGCCCATAGAGGTGGACGTGCGCCTCATTGCTGCCACCAACAAGGATCTGCGAGCGGAGATTGAGGCCGGCCGCTTCCGGGAGGATCTCTATTTTCGATTAAACGTGGTCCCCATCGTGATTCCTCCCCTGAGGGAGCGTCCAGAGGATATCCCCCTCCTGGTGGAAGAATTCCTGGACGAGCTTTCCCGGCACAGCGGCCTCGGGCGCAAGACGGTTTCCCCGGAGGTACTTGAGGCCCTCAAACGCTATCCCTGGCCGGGAAATGTCCGGGAGCTTCGCAATCTCATCGAACGTCTGGTCATTATCTGCCCCGGGGAGGAGATTACCCTCAATGACCTTCCCCGGGAATTTCTGGATTATGCCGAAAAGGGGGCCCCTGCCCAGGAAATTCCGGAGTGGTTCCGGCTTTCGGACTTTAAGGCGGCTCGTGAGAGTTTTGAAAGGGAATTCTTGCGGCGCAAACTGGAGGAATTCGGAGGTAATATCTCCCGGATGGCCGAGGCCATTGGTCTTCGCCGGAGTTATCTCCACCGCAAGCTCAAGAATCTGGGCTTGGCCCGATAA
- a CDS encoding methylenetetrahydrofolate reductase C-terminal domain-containing protein: protein MSRFAEILQKKDFVITFELVPGRSTRTRHFRDIMRFAEEVAGEGLFDALSITDNAGGHPALAPEALGRELKRLGHEPIIHFSCKDKNRNVIESDLLALDREGLRTLLVITGDYPRYGYRGRAKPVFDLDSVQLLRLISEMRRGYRLPPEVPGGGVTLPPVPLFPGCVVNPFKWTEAETLLQYWKLLKKIRAGAAFAITQVGFSARKYQELLFFLKEEGQADFPVLAGILVMDRRLARILYRGAVPGITVPEGLYRRLQGLSEEEARAEALERAARLMAVCRGLGYRGVHLCGAPLELEAARRLLSLYEEYRPRWREFLSEFAGAPEKAFFLYPRDPESGLNLPERRPLSPARRRSPVYLLSRAAHGLFFARKGPLVRPLRALAHRISGSRGEHLFTRLEYWIKKVLFECQECGDCTLPRLAFLCPQSQCAKYLLNGPCGGSRDRWCEVYPGLRRCVYVRAYERLSPEERRKVFLEEELPPRNWSLFRTSSWLNFYLGRSAISLSEE from the coding sequence ATGAGCCGATTTGCGGAGATCTTACAAAAGAAAGACTTTGTGATCACCTTTGAACTGGTGCCCGGCCGGAGCACCCGCACCCGGCACTTTCGGGATATCATGCGGTTTGCCGAGGAGGTGGCGGGAGAGGGACTCTTTGACGCGCTTTCCATTACGGACAATGCCGGGGGACACCCGGCCCTGGCTCCGGAGGCCTTGGGTCGGGAACTCAAACGCTTGGGGCACGAGCCCATCATCCACTTTTCCTGCAAGGACAAAAACCGCAACGTTATTGAAAGCGATCTCCTGGCCCTGGACCGGGAGGGGTTGCGGACCCTCCTGGTGATCACCGGAGATTACCCGCGCTACGGGTATCGGGGCCGGGCCAAGCCGGTCTTCGATCTGGATTCCGTGCAGCTTCTCCGTCTGATTTCGGAGATGCGCAGGGGTTATCGGCTACCCCCTGAGGTCCCCGGAGGAGGGGTGACCCTGCCGCCGGTCCCCCTTTTTCCGGGCTGTGTGGTCAATCCCTTTAAATGGACCGAGGCCGAGACCCTCCTTCAGTACTGGAAACTCCTCAAAAAGATCCGGGCCGGGGCGGCCTTTGCCATCACTCAGGTGGGCTTTTCGGCCCGCAAATACCAGGAACTCCTCTTTTTTCTTAAGGAGGAGGGACAGGCCGATTTTCCGGTGCTTGCGGGAATCCTGGTCATGGACCGACGGCTGGCCCGCATCCTCTATCGGGGGGCGGTGCCCGGGATCACCGTTCCGGAGGGGCTTTACCGCCGACTTCAAGGGCTTTCCGAAGAAGAGGCCCGGGCCGAGGCCTTGGAGCGCGCGGCCCGGCTCATGGCCGTCTGTCGGGGCCTGGGTTACCGGGGGGTCCACCTCTGTGGGGCCCCGCTCGAGCTGGAGGCCGCCCGCCGGCTCCTTTCCCTCTACGAGGAATACCGTCCCCGATGGCGGGAGTTTCTTTCAGAATTTGCCGGGGCCCCGGAGAAGGCCTTTTTTCTCTATCCAAGGGATCCCGAAAGCGGTCTCAACCTTCCGGAAAGACGCCCCCTTTCGCCGGCCCGCAGGCGCTCTCCGGTCTATCTCCTTTCCCGGGCCGCCCACGGCCTCTTTTTTGCCCGCAAGGGGCCTCTGGTTCGTCCCCTCCGGGCCTTGGCCCACCGGATCTCGGGAAGTCGGGGGGAGCACCTATTTACCCGTCTGGAGTATTGGATCAAAAAGGTCCTTTTCGAATGCCAGGAGTGCGGCGACTGTACCCTCCCCCGTCTGGCCTTTCTCTGCCCTCAGAGCCAATGTGCCAAATATCTCCTTAACGGCCCCTGCGGGGGCAGCCGCGACCGCTGGTGCGAGGTCTATCCCGGTCTTCGGCGGTGTGTCTATGTACGGGCCTATGAAAGGCTTTCTCCTGAAGAGCGCCGTAAGGTCTTCTTGGAAGAGGAACTCCCTCCGCGCAACTGGAGCCTCTTTCGTACTTCCTCCTGGCTCAACTTCTACCTAGGGCGTTCGGCTATTTCCCTATCGGAAGAGTAA